One window of Methanospirillum lacunae genomic DNA carries:
- a CDS encoding proteasome assembly chaperone family protein yields the protein MEDITVVFDEAVAPEDRTAPVLIEGLPGIGHVGKLVAEHMIQELGAVKIAEIHSIYFPPQVLIGENGVVRLCNNELYRCSGEKGAFLFLIGDFQSTSNEGHYLLSQVYVDIAHKLGVKRIYTIGGYGVGHFIETPRVITAVNKESLSQLVIEAGGVFGDGEPGGGIIGAAGLMLGLSAPLEIEGICLMGETSGYLVDPKSAALVLEVLTRLIGISIDPANLKERAGEMEVAVQRLLEQEKKSEEELSYIG from the coding sequence ATGGAAGATATCACGGTGGTTTTTGATGAAGCGGTAGCGCCCGAAGACCGGACCGCTCCTGTATTGATCGAAGGACTTCCGGGAATTGGTCATGTCGGCAAACTTGTCGCAGAGCATATGATCCAGGAACTCGGAGCGGTTAAGATTGCTGAAATACACTCAATCTACTTTCCGCCACAGGTCCTCATCGGTGAGAACGGAGTGGTCAGGCTCTGTAATAATGAGTTGTACCGGTGTTCAGGAGAAAAAGGGGCGTTTCTCTTTCTGATCGGTGACTTTCAGAGTACCTCCAATGAAGGCCATTATCTCCTCTCTCAGGTGTATGTAGATATAGCCCACAAACTTGGGGTAAAGAGGATATACACAATTGGTGGGTACGGGGTAGGCCATTTCATAGAGACTCCCAGGGTCATTACAGCGGTAAATAAAGAGTCACTCTCACAGCTGGTAATTGAAGCGGGTGGGGTATTCGGTGATGGAGAGCCTGGCGGAGGAATTATCGGTGCAGCAGGCCTGATGCTCGGACTCTCAGCACCACTTGAGATCGAAGGAATATGCCTGATGGGAGAGACATCTGGTTACCTCGTTGATCCAAAGAGTGCTGCCCTGGTTCTGGAAGTTTTGACACGGCTTATCGGTATTTCAATCGATCCTGCAAACCTCAAGGAACGTGCAGGTGAGATGGAAGTTGCCGTGCAGCGTCTTCTTGAGCAGGAGAAAAAGTCAGAGGAAGAACTCTCCTACATCGGCTAA
- the rnhB gene encoding ribonuclease HII has product MSAFNNPERTGTRVRNICGVDEAGKGPVIGPMVVAGVACSNLDELAGLGVMDSKVLTAKRREALFELIKKEFPYAVVIRTASDIDTLRSEMTMNTITARAHAEVVATLDCPVAWLDACDVNEDRYGRTVAGYIGKPCQVIAKHKADRTCPAVSAASIVAKVIRDGLVDSYKEEYGEIGSGYPADPVTIGFLTRYIKEHGSPPPIARRSWATVKNLMNNTGQKKLF; this is encoded by the coding sequence ATGTCCGCGTTCAATAATCCTGAAAGAACTGGTACGCGAGTCAGGAACATTTGTGGGGTGGATGAGGCAGGCAAAGGACCTGTGATTGGGCCTATGGTGGTTGCCGGGGTCGCCTGTTCAAACCTTGATGAGCTTGCCGGATTAGGAGTGATGGATTCCAAAGTTCTGACAGCGAAGCGTCGTGAGGCCTTGTTTGAACTCATAAAAAAAGAATTTCCCTATGCTGTGGTCATCAGAACAGCATCAGATATTGACACCCTGAGATCAGAAATGACCATGAACACCATAACGGCACGAGCTCATGCTGAAGTGGTTGCAACACTCGACTGTCCGGTTGCCTGGCTTGACGCCTGTGATGTGAATGAGGACCGGTACGGAAGGACCGTTGCCGGTTACATCGGAAAACCCTGTCAGGTGATCGCAAAACACAAAGCTGATCGTACCTGTCCTGCAGTTTCGGCAGCATCTATCGTGGCCAAGGTAATCCGCGACGGACTGGTCGATTCCTATAAAGAGGAGTACGGGGAGATTGGGAGCGGGTATCCGGCAGATCCGGTGACGATTGGATTTTTAACCAGGTACATCAAGGAACACGGCTCCCCCCCGCCAATCGCACGGAGGAGCTGGGCCACTGTAAAGAACCTGATGAATAATACCGGGCAGAAGAAACTCTTCTGA
- a CDS encoding RNA-protein complex protein Nop10 — protein sequence MKGRIRQCPVDHLYTLSETCPQCGHPTVTPHPARYSPQDRLGSYRRMAR from the coding sequence ATGAAAGGTCGAATCAGGCAATGTCCTGTTGACCACCTCTATACTCTTTCTGAAACCTGTCCACAATGTGGTCATCCCACGGTTACTCCGCATCCTGCACGGTATTCCCCGCAGGATCGGCTTGGTTCATATCGGAGGATGGCCCGGTGA
- a CDS encoding translation initiation factor IF-2 subunit alpha: MQEREWPDTGELVVCSVKNVKDFVAFVTLDEYNDQEGLIPISEIARGWIKYIRDHIREGQKVVCKVLNVDPQKGHIDLSLKDVNEHQRREKIRIWKNESKARKWIGFAAAEAGREDAVQAITDSLYREYPDLHPAFEDFVLEGREILDKLGLDAPIADALYKIATENVKLPTVTVSGDLYLQSSKSDGVNIIRRALRSAEPKSEDEHVEIIYLGAPNYRIKVSAPNYKEAEKSLEKASSAAIGVMKRAGGEGRFTRKAKAGKHV, from the coding sequence ATGCAGGAGAGAGAGTGGCCAGATACCGGCGAATTGGTCGTCTGTTCTGTTAAGAATGTAAAGGACTTTGTGGCCTTTGTAACTCTTGACGAGTACAACGATCAGGAAGGGTTGATCCCGATCTCTGAGATCGCCCGCGGTTGGATTAAGTACATCAGAGACCACATCAGGGAAGGACAAAAGGTCGTCTGCAAAGTACTGAACGTCGATCCGCAGAAAGGCCATATCGATCTCTCCCTTAAGGATGTCAACGAGCATCAGCGGCGTGAAAAGATCAGGATCTGGAAGAACGAGTCCAAGGCACGTAAGTGGATCGGGTTTGCTGCCGCAGAAGCAGGTCGTGAAGATGCTGTTCAGGCGATAACTGACTCATTGTACCGCGAATATCCAGACCTTCACCCAGCCTTTGAGGATTTTGTTCTCGAAGGACGTGAAATCCTTGATAAACTTGGTCTTGATGCTCCAATCGCAGATGCGTTGTATAAGATAGCAACAGAGAATGTCAAACTGCCGACTGTAACGGTTTCAGGTGATCTCTACCTGCAATCCAGCAAGTCGGACGGTGTCAATATCATCAGACGTGCTCTCCGCAGTGCAGAGCCCAAATCTGAAGATGAGCATGTTGAGATTATTTATCTCGGCGCTCCAAACTATCGGATCAAGGTATCTGCCCCCAATTATAAGGAAGCAGAGAAGTCTCTTGAAAAGGCCTCCAGTGCCGCAATCGGGGTAATGAAACGTGCCGGCGGGGAAGGCCGGTTTACCCGGAAGGCAAAAGCTGGTAAGCACGTATGA
- a CDS encoding 30S ribosomal protein S27e, giving the protein MVEAKRENRSRFVKVKCPDCENEQLIFEKASSTVACAVCSHVLATPTGGKADIKAEIISAFE; this is encoded by the coding sequence ATGGTAGAAGCAAAACGCGAAAACCGGAGCAGGTTTGTCAAGGTAAAGTGTCCTGACTGTGAGAACGAGCAGCTCATCTTTGAGAAGGCAAGCAGCACTGTTGCCTGTGCCGTATGCAGTCATGTACTCGCCACCCCAACCGGTGGAAAAGCAGATATCAAGGCAGAAATCATATCTGCATTTGAGTGA
- a CDS encoding site-2 protease family protein: protein MDWYLVALVVIVIYLALVAIIKTYLPSPRTDTTSGEEPEPSGEKSALASHITFYGPILALKTESVTFFDWFKKYSRGLRIYGTIGVFMVIIVSILMVAMILLSVHLTVALKPEPTAINKPQNLFLIPGLNEFVPSTFAVWFAFILTLVIHEFGHAILCRVEKIKVKAMGVLFFVIPIGAFVEPDEEEVNKSESWPKMRMYGAGIMNNMVIGVLCFVLMIGMIGWAVPSTEPIVVGFYKDYPAASAGIPVPSVIKTINDSPVHNTAEVASLLNETIPGTHIMVGFEKNGTISEHELNLSTWPADLGVRESGFMGVYYYNGQGVIQTTQRFLSPTGFLMLLSLPFIPGYEGQQLRILGFDVEDTSYYTEPFPLYWQIIHLLFWSGFINLAAGLFNALPMLPLDGGLIFKEATERLLARRGLSRYGSQIVGTVSSLILILMVAMLTLPYLFHM, encoded by the coding sequence ATGGACTGGTATCTTGTCGCTCTGGTGGTCATTGTCATTTACCTGGCATTGGTTGCTATCATCAAAACCTATCTCCCTTCACCCCGCACTGATACCACTTCTGGTGAGGAGCCGGAGCCTTCTGGAGAGAAATCCGCCCTTGCATCCCATATTACATTCTATGGCCCGATTCTTGCCTTGAAGACCGAAAGTGTCACCTTCTTTGACTGGTTCAAGAAGTATAGCCGTGGACTGCGGATATATGGAACCATTGGTGTTTTCATGGTCATCATTGTCTCGATATTGATGGTGGCCATGATACTTCTCTCGGTCCACCTCACTGTTGCCCTGAAACCTGAACCAACTGCAATTAACAAACCACAAAATCTCTTTCTCATCCCTGGTCTGAATGAGTTTGTTCCGTCCACGTTTGCAGTCTGGTTTGCCTTTATCCTCACCCTTGTGATCCATGAGTTTGGTCATGCAATCCTGTGTCGGGTAGAGAAGATCAAGGTCAAAGCCATGGGTGTTCTCTTTTTTGTGATCCCCATCGGTGCATTCGTGGAACCTGATGAAGAGGAGGTGAACAAGTCAGAATCCTGGCCAAAGATGAGGATGTATGGCGCCGGGATTATGAATAATATGGTTATCGGGGTACTTTGTTTTGTCCTTATGATTGGTATGATAGGTTGGGCTGTGCCCAGTACTGAACCAATCGTGGTCGGATTTTACAAGGACTACCCTGCAGCATCTGCCGGTATCCCGGTACCTTCAGTCATCAAAACCATCAATGACTCTCCTGTCCATAATACCGCAGAGGTGGCCTCACTGCTCAACGAGACTATCCCTGGAACTCATATTATGGTTGGGTTTGAGAAGAACGGGACAATATCAGAACATGAATTAAATTTGTCCACCTGGCCGGCTGATCTTGGTGTCCGTGAGTCTGGATTCATGGGCGTATACTATTATAATGGACAAGGTGTCATTCAGACAACACAGCGGTTCCTCTCACCAACCGGATTTCTGATGCTTTTGTCACTACCATTTATTCCCGGGTACGAAGGTCAGCAGCTTCGGATTCTGGGATTTGATGTTGAAGACACGAGTTATTACACCGAGCCTTTCCCGCTGTACTGGCAGATTATTCATCTGCTCTTCTGGTCAGGGTTCATCAATCTGGCAGCCGGCCTCTTTAATGCCCTGCCGATGCTCCCACTTGATGGTGGACTTATCTTTAAAGAAGCAACCGAACGCCTGCTGGCCAGACGCGGGCTCTCCCGGTATGGATCTCAGATTGTGGGAACTGTGAGCAGCCTGATTCTCATTCTGATGGTTGCAATGCTTACTCTCCCATACCTCTTCCATATGTGA
- a CDS encoding 4Fe-4S binding protein: MIIVRRDICAYCGCCISVCPEGALELIDAYLDVDANTCITCGICVRACPLGALEVKK, translated from the coding sequence ATGATCATCGTTCGTCGGGACATTTGTGCCTATTGTGGCTGCTGCATTTCAGTCTGCCCAGAAGGTGCACTTGAGCTGATAGATGCCTATCTGGACGTTGATGCAAATACCTGCATCACCTGTGGCATCTGTGTCCGTGCATGCCCGCTCGGGGCACTGGAGGTTAAGAAATGA
- a CDS encoding endonuclease Q family protein, which yields MASSARMLPEAILNGCRLKGISVIGTGDILHPVWREMWEKTSVPVDMIAVPTTEVEGADRVHHLILLPDYDAARDLADALIPFSKNVEKNGRPQVKLQGEDIARRVHDLGGMIGPAHAFTPWTSLYASHNSVASCYGDEQIDLLELGLSADSGYGSRIADLAGVPFLTNSDAHSPEPAKLGREFTRIETNSNHPDTMAVLDAVKAGTIVMNAGFFPEEGKYNRTACTRCFTPYSLSEAEEHKWKCPIDKGRIKKGVRDRAEELSSGPETQRPPYLHIIPLAEIIQRTLGTCSPTTKKCSDLYQRCLVAFGDEISILTETPIDDIREFHLELGDAVSAFREGRIVLHPGGGGQYGTFSLG from the coding sequence ATGGCATCCTCTGCACGGATGTTGCCTGAAGCGATCCTTAACGGATGCCGATTGAAAGGCATCTCTGTTATTGGGACCGGAGATATTCTGCATCCTGTCTGGCGAGAAATGTGGGAGAAAACATCAGTGCCAGTGGATATGATTGCTGTTCCCACAACAGAAGTTGAAGGAGCAGACAGAGTCCATCACCTGATTTTACTCCCAGATTATGATGCTGCCCGGGATCTTGCAGATGCCCTCATCCCATTTAGCAAAAATGTTGAGAAAAACGGGCGCCCCCAGGTGAAACTTCAGGGTGAGGATATTGCTCGTCGGGTTCATGATCTGGGAGGGATGATAGGCCCTGCCCATGCTTTTACTCCCTGGACTTCCCTGTACGCCTCACACAACTCGGTTGCATCCTGCTATGGTGATGAACAGATTGATCTCCTTGAACTTGGTCTCTCTGCTGACAGTGGATACGGAAGCAGGATCGCTGATCTTGCCGGTGTACCGTTTCTTACAAACTCAGATGCTCATAGTCCCGAACCTGCAAAACTCGGGCGTGAATTCACCAGAATAGAGACCAACTCAAACCATCCTGATACAATGGCAGTACTGGATGCTGTCAAAGCCGGAACAATTGTCATGAATGCAGGGTTTTTTCCTGAGGAAGGCAAGTATAACCGGACTGCATGCACCCGATGTTTTACTCCGTATTCCCTTTCTGAAGCAGAAGAACACAAATGGAAATGTCCTATAGATAAAGGCAGAATAAAGAAAGGTGTTCGTGATCGGGCAGAAGAACTCTCATCGGGTCCTGAAACCCAAAGGCCTCCATATCTGCACATTATTCCTCTCGCAGAGATTATTCAGCGGACTCTTGGAACGTGCTCTCCTACTACGAAAAAGTGCTCTGATCTCTATCAAAGATGTTTGGTCGCATTCGGCGATGAGATATCAATACTTACTGAGACACCAATCGACGATATCAGAGAGTTCCACCTGGAACTTGGTGATGCAGTCTCGGCGTTCCGGGAGGGAAGGATTGTCCTGCACCCCGGAGGGGGAGGACAGTACGGGACCTTCTCTCTCGGGTAA
- a CDS encoding NAD(P)/FAD-dependent oxidoreductase: MKSTYDLLVIGGGPGGAYAAKTAAEKGLSVLMVEKRPAPGAPVRCAEGVGKELLREFMKPDERWVAAEIERAHLIAPDGFSMELNPAKAGSEVGYVLNRKVFDRELVWQAAAAGSDIMVKTRACSPVMENGAVKGALLEYNGTVTEVKADLTIAADGVESKFARWCGINTTVPLREMETCAQYLMTGIDIDPHATEFFTGNEVAPGGYVWIFPKGEKTANVGIGIGGDRGGKPGIRPKDYLDRFVQKHFPDGKIIELIAGGVSICRPLECTVADGLMIVGDAARVSDPITGGGIYAALYTGKSAAEVGADAVAKGDVSKKNLMKYDQDWRASYLGKALDRNYQIKEVFVKLNDDDLNAIIHSVSKMDMTEFNTLSLVKNIITANPMVALKLGKAGLKSLIDSI, encoded by the coding sequence ATGAAGAGTACCTACGATCTGCTTGTGATCGGAGGCGGACCTGGCGGAGCATATGCAGCGAAAACCGCGGCGGAAAAGGGCTTATCTGTCCTGATGGTCGAGAAACGCCCGGCACCTGGTGCCCCTGTCAGGTGCGCAGAGGGAGTTGGCAAGGAACTGCTTCGCGAGTTCATGAAACCTGATGAGCGGTGGGTGGCAGCAGAAATTGAACGTGCCCACCTGATTGCCCCGGACGGTTTCTCAATGGAACTTAATCCAGCGAAGGCAGGTTCAGAAGTCGGGTATGTTCTCAACCGTAAGGTGTTTGATCGCGAACTTGTCTGGCAGGCTGCTGCAGCTGGCTCAGACATTATGGTCAAGACCCGTGCCTGCTCACCAGTGATGGAGAACGGCGCCGTTAAAGGTGCCCTCCTCGAATACAATGGAACCGTCACCGAAGTCAAAGCAGATCTTACAATAGCAGCGGATGGTGTTGAGTCCAAGTTCGCCCGCTGGTGTGGAATCAATACGACGGTCCCACTCAGAGAGATGGAGACTTGTGCCCAGTACCTGATGACCGGTATCGATATCGATCCTCATGCAACCGAGTTCTTCACTGGTAATGAGGTTGCCCCGGGGGGGTATGTCTGGATCTTCCCGAAAGGTGAAAAGACTGCAAACGTGGGAATCGGTATCGGCGGAGACCGTGGTGGGAAGCCCGGAATAAGACCGAAAGATTATCTTGATCGCTTTGTCCAGAAACACTTCCCTGATGGAAAAATTATTGAACTGATTGCAGGTGGCGTCTCGATCTGCAGGCCTCTTGAGTGCACTGTTGCCGATGGTCTGATGATCGTCGGTGATGCAGCACGTGTATCTGATCCAATCACCGGGGGAGGAATATACGCAGCATTGTACACCGGAAAGTCTGCAGCTGAAGTAGGTGCAGATGCTGTTGCAAAAGGTGATGTCAGCAAGAAGAACCTCATGAAGTATGATCAGGACTGGCGTGCATCATACCTTGGCAAGGCTCTTGATCGGAACTACCAGATAAAAGAGGTCTTTGTTAAACTGAATGATGATGACTTGAATGCAATCATCCATTCGGTCTCAAAGATGGACATGACCGAGTTCAATACCCTGAGTCTTGTAAAAAATATTATCACTGCCAATCCAATGGTTGCACTGAAACTTGGAAAGGCCGGACTCAAGAGTCTGATAGACTCTATCTGA
- a CDS encoding right-handed parallel beta-helix repeat-containing protein, whose amino-acid sequence MIQKFLDFRLREQKTPFRTLGSLPNIQTSGIRAQILFTLLVLALLAGQSGAEAPADGPASCMVLVTSTEGGSVNPFGATTVPSGSDITFIITPQPGFEIDHVMVDQIDKGSIPTFTISPVTHDIAVHVIFGPVSRSTVHSPEPTGTPCVIQTTPQPTPYRGAVKPEPIQQPSQQQESSSQVITVGRTGADFTRIQDAIDSASPGKTVRIDPGTYEEQVIITKPLTLTGKEGEERPLISAGENGSALLITVSQVSLNRLQITDARKDENDLITAVSATGIRNLTLEQCEISRSQNGLIVSGSENVTITACNITNISRNGISLITSNDIRISQTRVSECKTDLIGENLTGLFMQRTQINDAEERGVFFDGIADSEIRGNIISGNSKALPDTSPRPGDALRLDNTRNVTVAENQIVSNLGVGFRLDKPAKITVTNNTLRNNAVGFSCTGEITETNTIDQSNIIDSLPILYFQGVSGKTIEDLSPATLYLVNCSDITVRNIAMESRNGYGIVAEGGRDLTIQNISVGRNLNQNILITGVIGGTIAETTVHNSSRYGLGVSDSSSIRIVGSEFRDNAIGVAIRGISSGVNLSGNSFSGDLIGFQIQDGFSSSGFGDLSGNRINRCKTGIVSSGGGAGMIRQNQIKEVSDGLNLSGSQDLNVKENQIEAYNTGLSLAQGTIHPSTITKSRASFGNKVVRNSITAEKPLQIKDSSEWIYGNTFVLNDFNSRNATTGLTGLSSQDSGSDSDDSWGGFTPANVDFVDSGKSKQVEQVETSNTWDTGERVRYIYGNSTFSGLLGNHWTNYKGNEIAASGVGDTPYTINTDNVDKYPLTGLQNQYQTEGGGYPLDLKSGWNLISTPSDLASGHNTALIFSDVNSGGHSMYSFANGSWTVVKANDIIQPLHGFWIYATDATTVPLIFDPGTVPTPVHLMKGWNAIGFPGIQASTAGDALRSLDKSWSYVMGYNATSQKYDPPIFRDGGETAIMYPSRGYWIHLEEEADLQPVTG is encoded by the coding sequence ATGATACAGAAGTTTTTAGATTTTCGGTTACGGGAGCAGAAAACTCCTTTCCGAACGTTAGGTTCTCTTCCGAATATTCAAACCAGTGGGATCAGAGCGCAGATCCTGTTTACACTACTGGTATTAGCCCTACTGGCAGGTCAGTCAGGTGCTGAAGCACCTGCAGACGGACCTGCATCATGTATGGTACTGGTCACCAGTACCGAGGGAGGATCTGTAAACCCTTTCGGTGCTACAACTGTTCCATCAGGATCTGACATAACATTTATAATCACACCCCAGCCCGGGTTTGAGATAGATCATGTCATGGTGGATCAGATTGACAAGGGTTCAATCCCTACATTCACCATCTCCCCGGTTACGCATGATATTGCAGTTCACGTTATCTTCGGACCCGTGAGCCGGAGCACTGTTCATTCTCCTGAACCTACCGGGACACCATGCGTAATTCAGACAACACCACAACCAACACCATATCGCGGCGCTGTAAAGCCAGAACCAATACAACAACCATCACAACAGCAGGAATCCTCTTCACAGGTTATTACCGTAGGCAGAACCGGGGCTGATTTTACCAGGATACAGGATGCAATCGATAGCGCATCACCAGGAAAAACCGTTCGGATAGATCCAGGCACATACGAAGAACAGGTTATCATCACCAAACCCCTCACTCTCACCGGGAAAGAAGGTGAAGAAAGACCTCTCATCTCTGCAGGAGAGAACGGTTCTGCTCTTTTAATCACCGTCAGCCAGGTGTCGTTAAACAGGCTGCAGATTACTGATGCCAGAAAGGATGAAAACGATCTCATAACAGCTGTGTCAGCAACAGGTATCAGGAATCTAACCCTTGAGCAATGTGAGATCTCCAGGTCACAGAACGGTCTGATTGTAAGCGGTAGCGAAAATGTTACAATTACCGCGTGTAACATCACAAATATCAGCAGAAACGGAATCAGTCTTATCACTAGCAACGACATCCGGATTTCACAGACCAGAGTTTCAGAATGTAAAACTGACCTTATAGGAGAGAACCTGACCGGTCTTTTCATGCAGAGAACACAGATCAATGACGCAGAAGAGAGAGGAGTTTTCTTTGACGGGATTGCTGATTCTGAAATCAGAGGAAATATCATTTCAGGAAATTCTAAAGCCCTGCCTGATACTTCACCTCGTCCGGGTGATGCTCTCCGGTTAGACAATACCAGGAATGTAACTGTTGCAGAAAACCAGATAGTAAGCAACCTGGGTGTTGGTTTCAGACTTGACAAGCCTGCAAAGATTACTGTTACAAACAATACTCTCCGCAATAATGCTGTAGGATTCTCCTGCACCGGAGAAATCACGGAGACGAATACAATAGATCAGTCAAACATTATTGACAGTCTTCCAATCCTCTATTTCCAAGGAGTATCTGGAAAAACCATCGAGGATCTCTCTCCTGCAACGCTATACCTGGTGAACTGTTCAGACATAACAGTTCGAAATATCGCGATGGAATCAAGGAACGGGTATGGAATTGTTGCAGAAGGCGGGAGAGATCTTACCATCCAGAATATTTCAGTGGGCAGGAACCTGAATCAGAATATCCTCATCACAGGGGTTATAGGAGGAACTATTGCAGAAACTACTGTCCACAACTCAAGCAGGTACGGGCTCGGGGTATCTGATTCCAGCAGTATCAGGATAGTAGGCAGTGAGTTCAGGGACAACGCAATAGGGGTTGCTATCAGAGGGATCTCATCAGGGGTGAACCTTTCTGGAAATTCATTCTCCGGTGATCTTATCGGATTTCAGATTCAGGACGGATTCAGCAGTTCAGGATTTGGAGATCTTTCCGGTAACCGGATAAACAGATGCAAAACAGGAATTGTTTCTTCCGGAGGAGGGGCCGGAATGATCAGACAAAACCAGATCAAAGAGGTATCAGATGGGCTGAATCTCTCTGGTTCACAGGATCTTAATGTCAAAGAAAACCAGATTGAGGCATATAATACCGGGTTATCTCTCGCACAGGGAACCATACATCCATCAACAATAACCAAAAGCAGGGCATCTTTTGGAAACAAGGTGGTTCGAAACAGTATCACTGCAGAAAAACCCCTGCAGATCAAAGACTCTTCTGAATGGATATATGGTAATACCTTTGTCCTAAACGACTTTAATTCCAGAAACGCCACAACCGGATTAACCGGATTATCTTCACAGGACAGCGGATCAGATTCAGATGACTCTTGGGGGGGATTTACTCCTGCAAATGTGGACTTTGTAGATTCTGGAAAGAGTAAGCAGGTTGAGCAGGTAGAAACATCAAACACATGGGATACCGGCGAGCGGGTCAGGTACATCTACGGAAATTCGACATTCTCAGGTCTTCTCGGAAACCACTGGACCAATTACAAAGGAAATGAGATTGCAGCCAGCGGAGTCGGAGACACACCATATACAATAAATACAGACAATGTCGACAAATATCCATTAACCGGACTACAGAACCAGTACCAGACTGAAGGAGGTGGATATCCACTGGATCTTAAATCAGGGTGGAATCTTATATCCACACCATCAGACCTGGCTTCAGGCCATAATACCGCATTGATATTTAGCGATGTCAATTCAGGGGGACATAGTATGTACTCATTTGCCAATGGATCCTGGACAGTAGTAAAAGCAAATGATATCATCCAGCCATTACATGGGTTCTGGATCTATGCCACAGATGCCACAACTGTGCCTCTGATCTTTGATCCCGGGACTGTCCCAACACCGGTGCACCTGATGAAAGGATGGAATGCTATCGGGTTCCCTGGAATACAGGCGTCAACAGCCGGTGATGCTTTGCGTTCCCTGGACAAATCCTGGTCATACGTGATGGGATATAATGCAACAAGCCAGAAATATGATCCTCCAATATTCAGAGACGGAGGAGAAACAGCAATAATGTATCCATCACGCGGGTACTGGATCCATCTGGAAGAAGAAGCAGATCTGCAACCAGTAACCGGATGA
- a CDS encoding 50S ribosomal protein L44e, which yields MKMPSKFRTYCPFCRSHQQHEIEKVKKGKTTGLHWIDRQKARRGRVGNMGKFSKVPGGDKPTKKINVRYRCTSCHKAHLRAGYRLGKFELTE from the coding sequence ATGAAGATGCCATCAAAATTCAGGACATACTGCCCGTTTTGTCGCAGTCATCAGCAGCACGAGATTGAAAAGGTTAAGAAGGGTAAGACCACCGGTCTTCACTGGATCGATCGTCAGAAAGCACGCCGTGGCCGTGTCGGTAACATGGGTAAATTTTCCAAGGTTCCTGGAGGCGACAAGCCGACCAAGAAGATCAATGTACGGTACCGCTGTACTTCATGCCACAAGGCACACCTGAGAGCAGGGTACAGGCTGGGCAAGTTCGAACTTACGGAGTGA